ACGGGACCGGCTGCACCGGTCGGCCGTAGCGGCCCTTCAGGAGCTGGCGCCGCCTCCGCTCGTGCAGATCGCCCATCACACTCTGGCGCTCGGCGACCGCGCCGCGTGGCTGCACCGGGCCGAGGAGGCCGCCGAGCAGGCCGCTGCCGTCGGAGACCAAGGAACAGCTGCCGCACTGCTCCATCAGATCCTCGACGAGCCCGGACTCGACACCGAGCGCCGCTCCCGCGCCGCCACCGTGCTCGCGCGGATCGCGTACAACGGTGTCGACTTCACCTCCGCCGCGAGACTGCTGCGGCGGCTGGTGGAGGACCCGCACCTGCCCAGGGCGGTCCGGGGGGAGATCCGTATGGGGCTCGGCCTGCTGCTCCTGAACGAATCCGCCTCCCCGTCATGGGTGAGCGAACTCGAACTCGCGGTCGAGGAACTGTCGGAGCGTCCCGCGACGGCCGGTCGGGGGATGCTCGCCCTCGTACTCAACGAGCGGGCCGGTCCCGAGTGGGCGGAACACTGGATGGACCGGGCCCGGCAGGCGCTCGACGAGAGCGGGGACGAGGCTCTCCAGGCCGCCTACGACGCGACGTGGATGACCCTGCTCGGCTGGCGAGGGGACCGTGCGATCTGGGACGTGCTCGACCGGCTGCCGCGGGATGCGGACTCCCCGGCCGAGCTCTGGCAGACCGCCCGAGCACTGCACAACGTCGCCGAGGCGGCCATCGCGCTCGGTCACGACGGCCGTGCCTCCGGGCTGGTCACGGAGAGCCGGGAGCAGGGCCGCCGGGCCGGTGCGGTGATCGTGGAGTGCTACGGGCTCGTACTCGATCTGTGGCTCGACACCCTCGCCGGGCGCTGGGACGGTCTTGAGGACCGCTTCGACGCGCTGATCGCCGCATATCCGGACATCAGCGTGCCCCATGTGGAGCGCTTGCTCGCCCTCGGCACGCTGGCGTTCGCACGAGGACAGCGCGACCTGGCACTGGAGCACTTCGACCGGGCGGCGAAGCACGGAGCACGACAGATCGCCGTGAGCACCGAGCTGCGCGGCACCGCCGGCCTCATGTCCGTCCGGCTCGCCCAGGGAGCCGAAGAGGAGGCGTGGGCGGCGGCCGGGCCCGCCCTTGCCGCGCTGCGCAGCGCGCAGGCCTGGACCAAGGCGACGGGACTGGTTCCCGTCGCCGTCGAGGCGGCGCTCGCCTGTGGCGACCGCGCCTCCGCCCGGCAGCTCGTCGAGGAGGCGCATCAGGGGCTCCGGGGCAGCGACGCTCCGGCGGCGGTGGCGGAGATCCACGTGGCCCGTGGACTCCTCGGCCTCGAGGACGACCCCGAGCATGCGGCGGAGGAATTCGGGGCTGCCCGGCGCGGGTGGCTTGACATCGGGCGCCCGTACGAGGCGGCGCGTGCGACCGAACGCCAGGGTCATGCGCTGGCCCTGGCCCGAAAGACCGATGAGGCGACAGAGCTCCTGGTGGCGGCCGTCGACACGTACTCCGCACTGGGCGCGCGGGCCGACGTCTCCCGCTGCCGGCATCTGATGCGGGATCTCGGTCTCACCCGGCCCGGCACCCCGGGTCGCCGCGGTTACGGGGACCGGCTGTCGCCGCGCGAACGGCAGGTGGCAGAGCTGCTGGCGGCCGGCGCGACCAACCAGGTCATCGCGGACACCCTGTACCTGTCGCCGCGGACCGTCGAGAACCACGTGGCCAGCGTGCTGCGCAAGCTGCGCACCACGCGCAAGGCCGTGGCGGGCGCGCTCGGGGAGCCCGGGCCGGACGGCTGAGGTGATGCCGGGCCGCAGGACCGGGAGGGATTGCTTCCCACAGGTCCGGTTGTCTTGCGTACCCCTAAAAGCGCCGACCCGGATGGTTTGCCTCGGGGCCGGCCCCCATCGTGGAGAGCGGGGGATCCGTCCGCAGTCTCGGGAGACCAGATGTCCGCCATCCCGCATCTCAGCCCGGCCGCCCTCGTCGAGGACCGGGCCGGCGTCCACTCGATGCACCGGCCGGACCTGCCGTGCGCCGAGCGGCGGACCGCAGGCTGCCTGACGGCCGCGACCGCTGCTTCGGTGCCGGTCCTCCGGCGGTTCGCTCGTGGTGTGGCGGCACGCTGGAGCCTGCCGACCGGGGTCGACGAAGCCCTGGGACTCGTGGTGAGCGAGCTCGTGGGCAATGCGGTACGGCACAGCGGCGGCCCGGACGTCGCGCTGTTGCTCTCCGCCGACCTCTCGACACTCGCCGTCGAGGTCAAGGACAACGGTCGGTGGCGGTCGCGCGCCGGCCGGCCGCGCCGCGAGGACGAGCTCGTCTGCGGCGGACGCGGCCTGGAGATCGTCGAAGCGTATGCGCTGTGCTGCATCGTTCGCGCAAGGCGCGACGGTACCCACGTCATCGCCGAGATATCACTCAGGAATTGATCGGGTACGCGTACCTATTGATGACGAATGAATCTTCCGAACTTCCTGTGATCGGTTCGGAGAGCGGGACCGTGCTGACCGCACCTGCCGGTCCGGGAGACCCGGCGTACATCTCGCTGACGAGTCGTCGACAGCCGCGTAGCACTTGAGGACTATCCCGCGTCCGTAGGGAGGCGGACTTCTCGGCCGAGAGGGAACCCCGGCCCGCGGTCGCCGTCTTGGTTCCCGTGTCGACTTGATCGTCGAGTCGACACGAGGAGGGGTGTGATGGCAGGTCAGGTGTGCAGGACGAGGCGGGCGAAGGCATCGGCGCCGGAGTACCAGGGTGCTCTCGAATCGTTGTCGGTGAACGCCTCACTCCCCGAGGTGCTGGCCCGGGGCATGGAGGAGCTGCGGACGGCGGAACGGGCCGGGGACCGGCGTGAGGAGGCGCGCTGCGGGCTGGCCGTGGCGGAGGCCTGCCGCAGGCTGGGGCGCATAGAGGAGGCCGACCGGGCGTGGAAGGCGAGCTACCGCGCGGCGCGTGCGGCCGGTCACGAGGGGGCCATGGCGTGGGCTCTGTGGAGCGGCGGCACGCTGGCCCGACAGCGCGGAGCATTCAGGCTGGCGTACCGGCTGCTGAGGCTGGCCGCCGAGACGGGCGAGCGGGGTGGTGACGTCGTCGTGCGCGGCTACTCGCTGGCGGGACTCGCCGAGACCGGGCGCATCCAGGGCGACTACGCGGCGGTGAGGAGGCTGCACGAGCAGCTGCTTGCCGAGGCCCGCCGCCGAGGCGAGGCCCGGCACACGGTGTGGGCGCTGGAGGGCATCGCGCAGATGCACCGCAACACGGGCGCATACGACGAGGCCCTGGCCCTGTTCGAGGAGGCGGCCGACACGGCGTCCCGAGCCGAGGACCGGCGCGGGTGGGCATGGGCGCTGCGCGGCATCGCGGACGTGGTGTCCGTGCGCGACGCCGACGTGGAACGCGCCCTGTCGCTGCTGTCCCAGGCGGAGGAGGCCTGCCGGGAGATGCGGCTGTCCAGCGCGCTCGCCTACAACCACAAGATGCGCGGCAACGTGCTGTACCGGGCGGGCCGCTACGAGCAGGCCCGTGAGATGTACGCGCTGGCCCTTGAGGAGTTCCAGGAGATGGACGAGCCGCGCGGGACGGCGCTGTCGCGACTGGGGCTGGTCAAGGCCTCCGCCCATCTGGGCCGCGACGCCGCGCACACTGCCGCGGACCTGGCCGAACTGCGCTCGACGCTGGACCGTATCGGGCTGCGGCATGCCCGGGACATGGTGGACAAGGCAGTAGCCGAACTGGGGGTCGGGGCGCTGCCGGACCCCGGCGGCCACGAGCAGGGCGCCGCGAGGCCCGTGCTGCCGGCGGTCGGGGCCGAGGCGCTTCGGGCCGCTGATGTGGAGGGCCTGCGGTGAGCGCCGTCCCGACACCGTTCTCGCCGGGCGCTGTCGTCCTGGCCGCGGTGCGTTCCTCTCATGATCACGGCATTGATCGCGAGATTGATCACGACGTCGATCACGACGCAGCGACGGTCCGTGTCCTGGAGCGTTGTCGTGAACTCGTCCGACCTGCGCTGGTGGAGGCGGTGGGCAGCCTCCATCCGTGGACCGGTGAGATGGCGGCGTACGCGCTGGGCTGGTCCGACACGGCCGGTACTCCGGTGTCCGGCGGGTCCGAGGGCAAGGGAGTGCGCCAGGCGCTCGCCGTGCTCGGGGCGGAGGCGGTCGGGGCTGATGGCGCGGAGGCCGTTCCCGGCGCCGTGGCCGTCGAACTCGTGCACACCTTCTCGCTCCTCCACGACGACATCATGGACGGCGACGCCCTGCGCCGGCAGCGGCCCGCGGTGTGGAAGGCATACGGGACCGGCCCGGCCGTTCTCGCGGGCGACGCGCTTCTCGCCCAGGCCGTGACCACCCTGGCCGAGGCGCCGGGCCGGCACGCGGCGGCCGCGGTCCGCTGCCTCTGCCGCACCCTGAACGCGCTGGTGTCCGGCCAGGCGCAGGACCTGCGCTTCGAGCACCGTCCGTGGTACGGCCCCGGCTCGGTCGGACTTGAGCAGTACCGGTGGATGGCCGAACACAAGACAGGCGCCCTGCTGGGCTGCGCCGTCGCACTCGGCGCGGTCCTCGGCGGCGCCCCGGACCGGACCGTGACCACGCTCGAAAGGGCGGGGCGCCATCTCGGCCTCGCCTTCCAGGCGGTGGACGACATCCTCGGCATCTGGGGCGACCCCGCCGTGACCGGCAAACCCGTCCACGCCGACCTGCGCAGGGGCAAGAAGACCTACCCGATGCTCGCCGCACTGGCCGGTGGAGGCAGCGCCGCGCACGAACTGGCGGCGCTGCTCGACCCTCCCCGGCCGCTCGACCACGAGGGCGCCGCACGCGTCGCGGCACTCGTGGAGGAGCTGGGCGGGCGGACCGCGACCCGCGACGAAGCGCGCCGGCACCTGGACACCGCCCGCCGCGCGCTGCGCGACGCGTCCCTCACGCACACCGCCGTACAGCAATGGGACAGGCTGTTCACGTACGTGCTCGACCGGACCAGGTGATCACCGTTCCGCCGGGGTGATCACCCCGGCGGTGACAGCTCGGCGCGTGCGGTGACCCGCGAACGGTCTCACGAGGTCCGTCTCACGAGGTCTTCCTCACCTTCCCGACTGGAGGGCGCCCCAGGTGCCGGAGCCGACGATGCCGTCGACCGCCAGGGCGCGTGAGGACTGGTAGTCGCGCACGGACTGGTCGGTGCCCGGACCGAAGGCGCCGTCGACGGCCACCGTCCGGCCGAGCGCGGCGGTCAGGGCGCGCTGCAGTCGGGTGACCGCTTCTCCCGTCGAGCCGTTCTGGACGGTGGGGGTGGTTCCGCGGGACAGCAGCGCGGTCCAGGTCTTCGGCCCGATCGCTCCGTCCGCGGTGAGCCCCGTACCGGTCTGGAAGTTCTTGGTCGCGGTGGTCGTGG
This is a stretch of genomic DNA from Streptomyces sp. R44. It encodes these proteins:
- a CDS encoding AAA family ATPase encodes the protein MGRRRELDLLMAAARRPPAVVLVEGEAGIGKSRLVDEAAAALRAEGRPVLTGFCQPLREPFPYGPVSDALTKAGQWLPDTGLPEAVGALVRLLPNLADRLPPAPPESGGEQAERLRLIHGVRALLAALGPTVLIIEDMHWVDEATRDLLLLLARDLPNELGLVLTYRAEDLPPDTSVLGAAYRHPSGAGGAVIRLGPLTAEDVRELASAALGPVATPALASALYERSEGLPLVAEEDLLTLTEQGGTIDQREAVLRLQDTDVPKGLREAVTERLAGMSPAGSAIVAAAAVLAVPSDETLLAAVAGLDAETGTDGLVEALRSSLLRQTEDHRYAFRHVLAQQVAYQHIPAPRRDRLHRSAVAALQELAPPPLVQIAHHTLALGDRAAWLHRAEEAAEQAAAVGDQGTAAALLHQILDEPGLDTERRSRAATVLARIAYNGVDFTSAARLLRRLVEDPHLPRAVRGEIRMGLGLLLLNESASPSWVSELELAVEELSERPATAGRGMLALVLNERAGPEWAEHWMDRARQALDESGDEALQAAYDATWMTLLGWRGDRAIWDVLDRLPRDADSPAELWQTARALHNVAEAAIALGHDGRASGLVTESREQGRRAGAVIVECYGLVLDLWLDTLAGRWDGLEDRFDALIAAYPDISVPHVERLLALGTLAFARGQRDLALEHFDRAAKHGARQIAVSTELRGTAGLMSVRLAQGAEEEAWAAAGPALAALRSAQAWTKATGLVPVAVEAALACGDRASARQLVEEAHQGLRGSDAPAAVAEIHVARGLLGLEDDPEHAAEEFGAARRGWLDIGRPYEAARATERQGHALALARKTDEATELLVAAVDTYSALGARADVSRCRHLMRDLGLTRPGTPGRRGYGDRLSPRERQVAELLAAGATNQVIADTLYLSPRTVENHVASVLRKLRTTRKAVAGALGEPGPDG
- a CDS encoding ATP-binding protein — protein: MSAIPHLSPAALVEDRAGVHSMHRPDLPCAERRTAGCLTAATAASVPVLRRFARGVAARWSLPTGVDEALGLVVSELVGNAVRHSGGPDVALLLSADLSTLAVEVKDNGRWRSRAGRPRREDELVCGGRGLEIVEAYALCCIVRARRDGTHVIAEISLRN
- a CDS encoding tetratricopeptide repeat protein, which encodes MAGQVCRTRRAKASAPEYQGALESLSVNASLPEVLARGMEELRTAERAGDRREEARCGLAVAEACRRLGRIEEADRAWKASYRAARAAGHEGAMAWALWSGGTLARQRGAFRLAYRLLRLAAETGERGGDVVVRGYSLAGLAETGRIQGDYAAVRRLHEQLLAEARRRGEARHTVWALEGIAQMHRNTGAYDEALALFEEAADTASRAEDRRGWAWALRGIADVVSVRDADVERALSLLSQAEEACREMRLSSALAYNHKMRGNVLYRAGRYEQAREMYALALEEFQEMDEPRGTALSRLGLVKASAHLGRDAAHTAADLAELRSTLDRIGLRHARDMVDKAVAELGVGALPDPGGHEQGAARPVLPAVGAEALRAADVEGLR
- a CDS encoding polyprenyl synthetase family protein, translating into MDHDVDHDAATVRVLERCRELVRPALVEAVGSLHPWTGEMAAYALGWSDTAGTPVSGGSEGKGVRQALAVLGAEAVGADGAEAVPGAVAVELVHTFSLLHDDIMDGDALRRQRPAVWKAYGTGPAVLAGDALLAQAVTTLAEAPGRHAAAAVRCLCRTLNALVSGQAQDLRFEHRPWYGPGSVGLEQYRWMAEHKTGALLGCAVALGAVLGGAPDRTVTTLERAGRHLGLAFQAVDDILGIWGDPAVTGKPVHADLRRGKKTYPMLAALAGGGSAAHELAALLDPPRPLDHEGAARVAALVEELGGRTATRDEARRHLDTARRALRDASLTHTAVQQWDRLFTYVLDRTR